The DNA window TAAATATAACAAATCTCTCTTCCTCATATATTTCAATCACACTGTCCAAACCCAAATCATGCTCTTCAATAATGACCTCAAAGTCTTCTTGAGTTGATGATTTTGTGTACTTTGCTGTAAGTGCTTGAATCGCGGCACCAATACCAAAATGGTCCTTCTTTTTCGTCCCCGTTCGTGTCTCACGTGAGCGCTTGCTAGGTTCCCCTAGTTTTTTCAATACTGACTTCCAGAATCTCTCTTCTGAGTCAATATTATTCCCTCTAATGGTGATCAAATCATCAGGTACTCGATCTACTTCTTGAACAACATGATTAACAAGAGCAGACTTCCCCGATTTTGAAGGGCCTGATAAAGATACAACAGCACTTTCTTTGAACAGGTAATTAGCTAATTCCTCTTCTTTGCCACCATCACGCCTTTCAACATAAGTAATCTCTGGATAGCCACTATCTCGAAATACCTCACTGATTTTCATATTCACATCTCACGTCAAGACTTGATGAATGTTTCTAGTCATTCAGCAGCTGATATCTACTCAGAAGTCACCAAAACAGATTTATGTTATAAATAGATTGTTCATACCTTACTATTATATATCCTTTTCATATTTTAATATTCATCTCCCCACATTTCTCTCCTTTTAAAATCTCCGCGAACGAAGTGAGCGGGCCGACGAGCGACCACCGGGAGCGAGGAGTGCTTTTGATCAACCTTTTACAGGGAGCCAACAGGAGTGGCAACGACAGTTGCCACTCCTGAATGCGACCGTCGTAAAAGGTTGAATGGACTCGCCGGGATTTGAACCCGGGGCCTCTCCCATGCCAAGGGAGTGATCTACCACTGATCTACGAGCCCGCGTCTGCATTCACTTCTTCCGTGCGACCATTGATAAACCTCTCGAAATCGCCCCACCCCCGGCGCGGAGTACCACACCACTCTCCTCGTGTCCCTGATTCCGGTTTTACGTCGGACATGACCACGATACTGACCGCGAGAGCCTCCGTCCGCTTGTCACGTGTTGTTTTTACTGGAACGGTGATTGGCGTCCGTGAGAAGCAGTTTCCGAAAGCCCTCGTCCGCTCGCTACGAAACGAGTTTACTTGCGAGGATGCTCCGAGTGGAGCAACAGTGAACTTGACTCCGAAAGCCCCCGCCCGCTCGCTACGAAACGAGTTTACTTGCGAGGATGCTCCGAGTGGAGCAACAGTGAACTTGACTCCGAAAGCCCCCGCCCGCTCGCGGTCACTCGCCGACATATCGCGGACCTCTCCGCACCGCTCGGTCCGCGATAGTGGCCGTCGAGCTGACCACGCAAGCGCGAGCGGACGGCCCCTTTCAGTCCACCCAAATACCGCAACCGCACAGCACCGCAACGGCCACGCCCTCCCCAACCGATTGCGCTTCTCGGCCTCCGGCCTCCGATGCTCATCCCTCGCGTGATAATCAGCAGGCCCTCGGCCGTGATGGCCTCGGGCCTGCTGGCGCACGCGCCGCGCGGCTGGTCAGTACTCGCGTACCGTCAACGGCATCAAAATCGGCATCGTGTTGTAGCGAGCGTGGCGGGGGCCTTCGAAGACACCATCCCGGTAGTTGTGATTCGACCATTCTTGACTACAACACGTAGCGGGGGTGTTCGACTCCATCCCCGTCGCCGCCGAAACCGTACTCGAATGGAAACCCTTTAACCCGCGAGAACGGAACGCGTCTGTAGGGAACGGCACAGCCGCAAATCCGACTCGTCGTGAGATTTCACGGCTCTGGGATTGCGGACGTGCAACGTGACTCATGTCACGACTGGCGGAACCCACCGCCAGCACAGCGGCTCGTGCAGTTCCTATCCTCAAACAATGGCACGAATGCACACACGACGTCGCGGGTCGTCCGGTTCGGACCGCCCCGTGACCGACGAACCACCGGAGTGGAGCGATGTAGATGCTGACGACGTGGAAGACCGCGTCGTCGAACTCGCGGAGGACGGCTACAGCCCGAGCGAAATCGGGCAGAAGCTCCGCGACGAGGGCGTGACCGGCACGCCGGTCCCGAACGTGAAGCTCGCAACGGGCAAGAAAGTGACCGAAATTCTCGAAGAAAACGACGCAGCGAACGAGCTGCCGGAAGACCTTGAGAACCTGATGGTTCGCGCCGTGCGCCTCCGTGAGCACGTCAACGAGAACGGTCAGGACAAGCAGAACAAACGCGCGCTGCAGAACACCGAGTCGAAGGTTCGCCGCCTGGTCAACTACTACCGCGGCGACAAGATCGACGAGGACTTCACGTACTCCTACGACAACGCGAAAGAACTCCTCGAATAGATGTCCACGTCCGGTCGAACCGCAGCCGAGGACGCCCGAACCGCGAGCGACATCGCCGCGACGCTCCGCGACGCCGACTTCGTTCGGATCGTCGCGCACGCGGACGGCGACGCGCTCGCATCGAGCGGCCTCCTCGCCCGCGCCTGCACGACAGTCGGGATTCCGTTTCAAGTGAGTGCTACCACCTTGCCCACCCGACGAGTCGAGTCCCGTGACGACGAGTGCGTCGTGGCGGTCGGCGCGACGGGCGGCGACGTGGTACTCGCCACACGCCCGACGAGCGCCCTCGCGTTCGATATCGCGGCCGAACTCGGCGGAACCCCCGACCCGGTGCTGGCCCTTGCCGGTGCCGTGGCGACGGGATTCTCGCCGGGTGCGGGCGATACCGCGCGACTGCTCGATGCGGCGGACGGCCGACTGACGCGACGCCCCGGCGTTTCGACGCCGACGGACGACCTCGCGGACGGACTGGCCCATTCGACCCTCTTTCACGCCGGATTCTCCGGCGACGCGGAGGCGGTGCAGGCCGAACTCGCGGAACTCGGCCTGCCGGTCGAACTGGACGACGACGCCCATCGACACGTCGCCTCGCTCGTCGCGTTCTCGGTCGCCGGACCGGCGGACGCGACGCCGCGAGCGGGCGAAACCGTCGAACGGGCGCTTCGTCCGTACGAACTCGGTGACGACCACCCGTTTGCGACGCTCGGCGGCTACGCCGACGTGCTCGACGCGGTGTCTCGGGAACAACCCGGCACCGGCATCGCGCTCGCACTGGGTCACGACGCACGTGCGCCCGCGCTCGACGCGTGGCGGACGCACGCGACGGCGGCCCACGCGGTGCTCCGCGAGGCGACGACGGGTCGATACGACGGCCTGTTCGTCGCCCGGATGGACGACGCACCCGTTGCGACGGCGGCGCGACTCCTCGGCGATTTCAGGTCGCCGGAACCGGTCGCGCTGGTCGTCACCGACGACGAGGCCGCCGCGGTCGCCGTCGGCGACCCGAGGGAGGACGCTGATTCGGACGGCACCGACCTCGGGGACGCCATGCGGCGAGCCGGGTCGCGGCTCGACGGCCACGGAACCGGAAACAGACAGCGGGGATACGCGCGGTTCGACGCGGACGCGAAGGAGTTCCTTTCGGCGTTCCGGGAGGCGCTATGAGACGAGCGACGATTCGAACGGAGCTGGAGGACGCAGAACGCATCGCGGCGGCAGTCGTGCCCGACAACACGCCCGAAATCGATACGAGCGTCGAGGACGGCACGATTGTGACGCACATCGAACGCGAGACGACCGGC is part of the Haladaptatus paucihalophilus DX253 genome and encodes:
- a CDS encoding 30S ribosomal protein S15, with amino-acid sequence MARMHTRRRGSSGSDRPVTDEPPEWSDVDADDVEDRVVELAEDGYSPSEIGQKLRDEGVTGTPVPNVKLATGKKVTEILEENDAANELPEDLENLMVRAVRLREHVNENGQDKQNKRALQNTESKVRRLVNYYRGDKIDEDFTYSYDNAKELLE
- a CDS encoding AAA family ATPase codes for the protein MKISEVFRDSGYPEITYVERRDGGKEEELANYLFKESAVVSLSGPSKSGKSALVNHVVQEVDRVPDDLITIRGNNIDSEERFWKSVLKKLGEPSKRSRETRTGTKKKDHFGIGAAIQALTAKYTKSSTQEDFEVIIEEHDLGLDSVIEIYEEERFVIFIDDAHKIPDDIHKNLAEQIKEGLDRGLLMCVGYIDYRSDALTSADIDLSSRIDSVSLEQWSQTDLEKIGKKGFDQLNLKVDKKVIESLASESIGSPQLMQKLCYTFCTQNGIYYEQEKELELTLKNNQLNRF
- a CDS encoding KEOPS complex subunit Pcc1 is translated as MRRATIRTELEDAERIAAAVVPDNTPEIDTSVEDGTIVTHIERETTGGLQTTIDDYVVNLSVATQVVQTANQHTNTNYE